One Misgurnus anguillicaudatus chromosome 19, ASM2758022v2, whole genome shotgun sequence genomic region harbors:
- the atf7ip2 gene encoding activating transcription factor 7-interacting protein 2 isoform X2 yields the protein MKRSRPEDDVVQECGARGSKLPRTEVEKIITDKVRLAVELSDHKMKNLLERIGEVKNEPRYDARIKKLEAHVLKIKRRGDPVFTYIRKLRSLGICQNPSLSSSSTASPGQPLRFISGADPVITRTSRSSVSGGCFGDNTSESSAAIDSENDSEAAALRRPKKGFWQSLRSQNQLVDLTDDDTAVNPNGEALVTPPSDQNVEHSEQSKPPRNTPSPVKETQCDMEEDSSSEQPKEEDWHSKLHPFPDKPFPKELPLAAATHNLPQKPVLKLARIGAAKEIGIAWNVETKDPHVAEMDCYYVYVAREQKNNTFSEWKCLGVIKAMPLPMACKVSDCKGDKRLCFIVVGKDIFGRYGPYSDIQSVGPGQT from the exons ATGAAAAGGAGTAGACCTGAAGATGACGTGGTTCAAGAATGTGGTGCACGAGGAAGCAAGCTCCCTCGAACAGAG GTCGAAAAGATTATTACAGACAAAGTTAGGCTTGCAGTTGAGCTGTCCGATCACAAGATGAAGAATCTTTTGGAGAGAATCGGCGAGGTTAAGAATGAACCCAGATATGATGCAAGGATCAAGAAACTGGAA GCACACGTATTGAAAATAAAACGAAGGGGGGATCCAGTATTCACCTATATCAGAAAACTCAGATCCTTAGGGATTTGTCAGAATCCG TCTCTTTCTTCAAGTTCTACTGCTTCCCCTGGACAGCCACTGCGTTTCATCTCTGGAGCTGATCCAGTGATCACTCGCACGTCCAG AAGTTCAGTCAGCGGTGGATGTTTCGGTGACAACACTTCTGAGTCCTCAGCAG CAATAGACAGTGAGAACGACAGTGAAGCCGCCGCTTTAAGAAGACCTAAAAAGGGGTTCTGGCAGAGCTTG CGATCCCAGAACCAGCTTGTTGACCTTACAGATGATGACACAG CAGTTAATCCGAACGGAGAAGCCCTGGTTACACCGCCATCCGATCAG AATGTGGAACATTCAGAACAGTCaaaacctcccagaaacacACCAAGCCCTGTGAAAG AAACTCAATGTGATATGGAGGAAGACAGTTCCTCAGAGCAGCCGAAAGAG GAGGACTGGCATTCCAAACTCCATCCTTTCCCAGATAAACCGTTTCCCAAGGAGCTTCCCCTTGCAGCTGCCACTCATAACTTGCCCCAGAAGCCAGTATTGAAACTAGCACGAATTGGAGCGGCAAAAGAAATCGGAATAGCTTGGAACGTTGAAACTAAAGATCCACATGTAGCCGAAATGGATTGCTACTACGTTTACGTTGCCCgcgaacaaaaaaataacactttttCAGAGTGGAAATGTCTGGGAGTGATCAAAGCCATGCCCCTTCCTATGGCCTGTAAGGTCTCAGACTGCAAAGGAGATAAGAGACTGTGTTTTATTGTTGTGGGGAAGGATATATTTGGGCGTTATGGGCCTTACAGTGACATTCAAAGTGTTGGACCGGGACAGACTTGA
- the atf7ip2 gene encoding activating transcription factor 7-interacting protein 2 isoform X1, which produces MKRSRPEDDVVQECGARGSKLPRTEVEKIITDKVRLAVELSDHKMKNLLERIGEVKNEPRYDARIKKLEAHVLKIKRRGDPVFTYIRKLRSLGICQNPSLSSSSTASPGQPLRFISGADPVITRTSRSSVSGGCFGDNTSESSAAIDSENDSEAAALRRPKKGFWQSLRSQNQLVDLTDDDTAVNPNGEALVTPPSDQNVEHSEQSKPPRNTPSPVKAETQCDMEEDSSSEQPKEEDWHSKLHPFPDKPFPKELPLAAATHNLPQKPVLKLARIGAAKEIGIAWNVETKDPHVAEMDCYYVYVAREQKNNTFSEWKCLGVIKAMPLPMACKVSDCKGDKRLCFIVVGKDIFGRYGPYSDIQSVGPGQT; this is translated from the exons ATGAAAAGGAGTAGACCTGAAGATGACGTGGTTCAAGAATGTGGTGCACGAGGAAGCAAGCTCCCTCGAACAGAG GTCGAAAAGATTATTACAGACAAAGTTAGGCTTGCAGTTGAGCTGTCCGATCACAAGATGAAGAATCTTTTGGAGAGAATCGGCGAGGTTAAGAATGAACCCAGATATGATGCAAGGATCAAGAAACTGGAA GCACACGTATTGAAAATAAAACGAAGGGGGGATCCAGTATTCACCTATATCAGAAAACTCAGATCCTTAGGGATTTGTCAGAATCCG TCTCTTTCTTCAAGTTCTACTGCTTCCCCTGGACAGCCACTGCGTTTCATCTCTGGAGCTGATCCAGTGATCACTCGCACGTCCAG AAGTTCAGTCAGCGGTGGATGTTTCGGTGACAACACTTCTGAGTCCTCAGCAG CAATAGACAGTGAGAACGACAGTGAAGCCGCCGCTTTAAGAAGACCTAAAAAGGGGTTCTGGCAGAGCTTG CGATCCCAGAACCAGCTTGTTGACCTTACAGATGATGACACAG CAGTTAATCCGAACGGAGAAGCCCTGGTTACACCGCCATCCGATCAG AATGTGGAACATTCAGAACAGTCaaaacctcccagaaacacACCAAGCCCTGTGAAAG CAGAAACTCAATGTGATATGGAGGAAGACAGTTCCTCAGAGCAGCCGAAAGAG GAGGACTGGCATTCCAAACTCCATCCTTTCCCAGATAAACCGTTTCCCAAGGAGCTTCCCCTTGCAGCTGCCACTCATAACTTGCCCCAGAAGCCAGTATTGAAACTAGCACGAATTGGAGCGGCAAAAGAAATCGGAATAGCTTGGAACGTTGAAACTAAAGATCCACATGTAGCCGAAATGGATTGCTACTACGTTTACGTTGCCCgcgaacaaaaaaataacactttttCAGAGTGGAAATGTCTGGGAGTGATCAAAGCCATGCCCCTTCCTATGGCCTGTAAGGTCTCAGACTGCAAAGGAGATAAGAGACTGTGTTTTATTGTTGTGGGGAAGGATATATTTGGGCGTTATGGGCCTTACAGTGACATTCAAAGTGTTGGACCGGGACAGACTTGA
- the atf7ip2 gene encoding activating transcription factor 7-interacting protein 2 isoform X3 translates to MKRSRPEDDVVQECGARGSKLPRTEVEKIITDKVRLAVELSDHKMKNLLERIGEVKNEPRYDARIKKLEAHVLKIKRRGDPVFTYIRKLRSLGICQNPSLSSSSTASPGQPLRFISGADPVITRTSRSSVSGGCFGDNTSESSAAIDSENDSEAAALRRPKKGFWQSLRSQNQLVDLTDDDTVNPNGEALVTPPSDQNVEHSEQSKPPRNTPSPVKAETQCDMEEDSSSEQPKEEDWHSKLHPFPDKPFPKELPLAAATHNLPQKPVLKLARIGAAKEIGIAWNVETKDPHVAEMDCYYVYVAREQKNNTFSEWKCLGVIKAMPLPMACKVSDCKGDKRLCFIVVGKDIFGRYGPYSDIQSVGPGQT, encoded by the exons ATGAAAAGGAGTAGACCTGAAGATGACGTGGTTCAAGAATGTGGTGCACGAGGAAGCAAGCTCCCTCGAACAGAG GTCGAAAAGATTATTACAGACAAAGTTAGGCTTGCAGTTGAGCTGTCCGATCACAAGATGAAGAATCTTTTGGAGAGAATCGGCGAGGTTAAGAATGAACCCAGATATGATGCAAGGATCAAGAAACTGGAA GCACACGTATTGAAAATAAAACGAAGGGGGGATCCAGTATTCACCTATATCAGAAAACTCAGATCCTTAGGGATTTGTCAGAATCCG TCTCTTTCTTCAAGTTCTACTGCTTCCCCTGGACAGCCACTGCGTTTCATCTCTGGAGCTGATCCAGTGATCACTCGCACGTCCAG AAGTTCAGTCAGCGGTGGATGTTTCGGTGACAACACTTCTGAGTCCTCAGCAG CAATAGACAGTGAGAACGACAGTGAAGCCGCCGCTTTAAGAAGACCTAAAAAGGGGTTCTGGCAGAGCTTG CGATCCCAGAACCAGCTTGTTGACCTTACAGATGATGACACAG TTAATCCGAACGGAGAAGCCCTGGTTACACCGCCATCCGATCAG AATGTGGAACATTCAGAACAGTCaaaacctcccagaaacacACCAAGCCCTGTGAAAG CAGAAACTCAATGTGATATGGAGGAAGACAGTTCCTCAGAGCAGCCGAAAGAG GAGGACTGGCATTCCAAACTCCATCCTTTCCCAGATAAACCGTTTCCCAAGGAGCTTCCCCTTGCAGCTGCCACTCATAACTTGCCCCAGAAGCCAGTATTGAAACTAGCACGAATTGGAGCGGCAAAAGAAATCGGAATAGCTTGGAACGTTGAAACTAAAGATCCACATGTAGCCGAAATGGATTGCTACTACGTTTACGTTGCCCgcgaacaaaaaaataacactttttCAGAGTGGAAATGTCTGGGAGTGATCAAAGCCATGCCCCTTCCTATGGCCTGTAAGGTCTCAGACTGCAAAGGAGATAAGAGACTGTGTTTTATTGTTGTGGGGAAGGATATATTTGGGCGTTATGGGCCTTACAGTGACATTCAAAGTGTTGGACCGGGACAGACTTGA
- the atf7ip2 gene encoding activating transcription factor 7-interacting protein 2 isoform X4 has protein sequence MKRSRPEDDVVQECGARGSKLPRTEVEKIITDKVRLAVELSDHKMKNLLERIGEVKNEPRYDARIKKLEAHVLKIKRRGDPVFTYIRKLRSLGICQNPSLSSSSTASPGQPLRFISGADPVITRTSRSSVSGGCFGDNTSESSAAIDSENDSEAAALRRPKKGFWQSLRSQNQLVDLTDDDTVNPNGEALVTPPSDQNVEHSEQSKPPRNTPSPVKETQCDMEEDSSSEQPKEEDWHSKLHPFPDKPFPKELPLAAATHNLPQKPVLKLARIGAAKEIGIAWNVETKDPHVAEMDCYYVYVAREQKNNTFSEWKCLGVIKAMPLPMACKVSDCKGDKRLCFIVVGKDIFGRYGPYSDIQSVGPGQT, from the exons ATGAAAAGGAGTAGACCTGAAGATGACGTGGTTCAAGAATGTGGTGCACGAGGAAGCAAGCTCCCTCGAACAGAG GTCGAAAAGATTATTACAGACAAAGTTAGGCTTGCAGTTGAGCTGTCCGATCACAAGATGAAGAATCTTTTGGAGAGAATCGGCGAGGTTAAGAATGAACCCAGATATGATGCAAGGATCAAGAAACTGGAA GCACACGTATTGAAAATAAAACGAAGGGGGGATCCAGTATTCACCTATATCAGAAAACTCAGATCCTTAGGGATTTGTCAGAATCCG TCTCTTTCTTCAAGTTCTACTGCTTCCCCTGGACAGCCACTGCGTTTCATCTCTGGAGCTGATCCAGTGATCACTCGCACGTCCAG AAGTTCAGTCAGCGGTGGATGTTTCGGTGACAACACTTCTGAGTCCTCAGCAG CAATAGACAGTGAGAACGACAGTGAAGCCGCCGCTTTAAGAAGACCTAAAAAGGGGTTCTGGCAGAGCTTG CGATCCCAGAACCAGCTTGTTGACCTTACAGATGATGACACAG TTAATCCGAACGGAGAAGCCCTGGTTACACCGCCATCCGATCAG AATGTGGAACATTCAGAACAGTCaaaacctcccagaaacacACCAAGCCCTGTGAAAG AAACTCAATGTGATATGGAGGAAGACAGTTCCTCAGAGCAGCCGAAAGAG GAGGACTGGCATTCCAAACTCCATCCTTTCCCAGATAAACCGTTTCCCAAGGAGCTTCCCCTTGCAGCTGCCACTCATAACTTGCCCCAGAAGCCAGTATTGAAACTAGCACGAATTGGAGCGGCAAAAGAAATCGGAATAGCTTGGAACGTTGAAACTAAAGATCCACATGTAGCCGAAATGGATTGCTACTACGTTTACGTTGCCCgcgaacaaaaaaataacactttttCAGAGTGGAAATGTCTGGGAGTGATCAAAGCCATGCCCCTTCCTATGGCCTGTAAGGTCTCAGACTGCAAAGGAGATAAGAGACTGTGTTTTATTGTTGTGGGGAAGGATATATTTGGGCGTTATGGGCCTTACAGTGACATTCAAAGTGTTGGACCGGGACAGACTTGA